The Marinilongibacter aquaticus genome has a window encoding:
- a CDS encoding plastocyanin/azurin family copper-binding protein, with amino-acid sequence MKHLKYIVLSLGILLAWQGQAQNAQSENDYYRMVTLPTPEGLELEVGGLAVLPNGNLAACTRRGEVWLIENPYMFGGGKPNYKKIAEGLHEPLGLNYINGKLWTTQRGEVTILHDDNQDDLIDRFEQYYHWPLSGNYHQYSYGPVETKDGKKLFTLNLDWIGRGASQSKWRGWMFTLDKDGNMEPFATGLRSPAGFMVNDQGDIFYAENQGDWVGSGRVTHLEKGDFAGNPSGLRWADEPNSPVSLRTEDIPDTGEPLYDAAQKVKGIKPPAVWFPHTIMGISTSDIVQDTSDGKFGPFSGQYFVGDQGHSKVMRMSLEKVDGVYQGACYPFREGFQSGVLRLRWGVDQSMFAGQTSRGWASTGRSKFGLQRLVWTGETPFEIKSIKSAADGFLLEFTEPVDEATALNPASYDVQSFTYKYHHYYGSPIINQRAVKIKGLSLSDDGLSVHMAVDSMRMGYIFGITAEGLKNAKEQSLLHNVGYFTLNVINKAVAPLDLDLYGVEEMDHTEHMDHAAGNTDEIVSEKRVNEMPESWKGKADETIVISTVPGLKFDTKMVEVKAGSKVKLVLNNNDDMLHNLLIVNPGTVNKVGEAALKLGLKGPNMGYIPEMKDVLYHTGVLQPESSETIYFTAPKKKGDYHFVCTFPGHYLVMNGIFRVK; translated from the coding sequence ATGAAACATTTAAAATATATAGTATTGTCTTTGGGTATCTTGCTGGCTTGGCAAGGGCAAGCTCAAAATGCTCAAAGTGAGAACGATTATTACCGCATGGTTACGCTGCCCACACCCGAAGGTCTGGAATTGGAAGTAGGTGGTTTAGCGGTTTTGCCAAACGGAAACTTGGCCGCTTGTACGCGTAGGGGTGAGGTTTGGTTGATTGAAAACCCTTATATGTTTGGCGGGGGAAAACCCAATTACAAAAAAATTGCCGAAGGGCTGCATGAACCTCTGGGCTTGAATTACATCAACGGCAAATTGTGGACTACCCAACGCGGCGAGGTGACCATTCTGCACGATGACAACCAAGACGATTTGATCGACCGTTTTGAGCAATATTACCATTGGCCTCTTTCGGGCAATTACCACCAATATTCATATGGCCCCGTGGAAACGAAAGACGGGAAAAAGCTTTTCACTTTGAACTTGGATTGGATTGGAAGAGGGGCGTCGCAATCGAAATGGAGAGGCTGGATGTTCACACTAGACAAAGACGGAAACATGGAGCCTTTTGCAACGGGTTTACGTTCGCCCGCCGGCTTTATGGTGAATGATCAAGGCGATATTTTCTATGCCGAAAACCAAGGCGATTGGGTGGGTTCAGGACGCGTGACCCATTTGGAGAAAGGCGATTTTGCAGGCAATCCTTCGGGTTTGCGTTGGGCCGATGAGCCCAATTCACCCGTGTCTCTACGGACTGAAGATATACCCGATACCGGCGAACCGCTTTACGATGCCGCACAGAAAGTGAAGGGTATTAAGCCTCCAGCGGTTTGGTTTCCGCACACGATTATGGGTATTTCTACTTCTGATATCGTGCAGGATACGTCAGACGGAAAGTTTGGGCCGTTTTCTGGACAGTATTTTGTAGGTGACCAAGGGCATTCAAAAGTCATGCGGATGTCACTGGAAAAAGTGGATGGCGTGTACCAAGGAGCTTGTTATCCTTTCCGTGAAGGCTTCCAATCGGGTGTTTTGCGTTTGCGTTGGGGAGTGGACCAATCGATGTTTGCCGGACAAACCAGCAGGGGTTGGGCAAGTACGGGCCGAAGCAAATTCGGCTTACAACGCTTGGTATGGACAGGCGAAACACCTTTTGAAATAAAAAGCATCAAATCGGCTGCAGACGGTTTCTTGCTCGAGTTTACCGAACCTGTAGACGAAGCCACAGCCCTCAATCCGGCCAGCTACGATGTGCAGAGCTTCACTTATAAATACCATCATTATTACGGCAGCCCAATCATCAATCAACGTGCAGTGAAAATCAAAGGACTTTCGCTTTCAGATGATGGACTTTCCGTACACATGGCTGTAGATTCTATGCGTATGGGCTACATTTTCGGGATAACGGCCGAAGGCTTAAAAAATGCGAAAGAGCAGAGCCTGCTGCACAATGTCGGTTATTTCACTTTAAATGTGATCAACAAAGCTGTGGCCCCTTTGGATTTGGATCTTTATGGAGTGGAAGAAATGGATCATACCGAACATATGGATCATGCCGCTGGAAATACAGACGAGATCGTTTCTGAAAAAAGAGTGAACGAAATGCCTGAAAGCTGGAAAGGTAAGGCCGATGAAACGATTGTCATCAGTACAGTGCCCGGCTTGAAATTCGATACCAAAATGGTAGAAGTAAAAGCTGGAAGCAAGGTTAAATTGGTACTGAACAACAACGACGACATGTTGCACAACCTCTTAATCGTGAATCCGGGTACGGTGAACAAAGTAGGCGAGGCGGCCCTTAAGCTCGGTCTGAAAGGCCCGAATATGGGTTATATTCCCGAAATGAAAGATGTGCTTTATCATACCGGCGTGCTGCAGCCCGAAAGCAGCGAAACCATTTATTTTACGGCACCCAAAAAGAAAGGCGATTACCATTTTGTCTGTACTTTCCCCGGACATTACTTGGTAATGAACGGAATTTTTCGTGTGAAATAA
- a CDS encoding YfhO family protein has protein sequence MKPTLYLIFYFATIGFISAQDFPMNPLPKGQWLETGEKWNEVEQISLNPFTEDVQVQAGKGVFYAVATADSPARLESKTAFGNLKLHFEFLQDVSTEAALILGGGMQINLNNSWDKPQALLGHVSGGAIPDQNVCKAPGLWQKVELVFSQKSANLPGRLERLLINGIVIYENAMLPSLGNKPAPIVFQVSKGLLALRNVEYSNFGDKRPVHISNIHYTLKETEGWGKTFEPKSTPLEEGDLEKLTKSFPNEFENFIVTFTGDMEVDKTDKYAFTIDYQGVSDLKIDGKKVTGSDEYIYRIPSMGLIDLSKGKHRFEFKYQRIWWPPGFGIFVSAGDFRPYGLHDPKSLPQPQQVGGISVEPEAEKAKLIRSFMEFGEVKRTAVMTVGSIEKRHFSFDLDAGNLLFAWKGKFADVTEMWFERGEPQIIKPLGSAIQLAGDTPVRLQGESEADSLAMQLDEYYLDKKGLPTFNYLYKGKLFSEKITPISKGLEIEVSAENNDFVFELAKAAHLEKLSETLYKTDDYYVEVPKGVKVNLEKKGGLTVLSAEPNALSSYKIIW, from the coding sequence ATGAAACCTACCCTATACCTTATCTTTTACTTTGCAACCATTGGCTTCATTTCGGCTCAAGATTTTCCCATGAACCCGCTGCCCAAGGGACAGTGGCTTGAAACCGGTGAAAAATGGAACGAAGTGGAACAAATAAGCTTGAATCCTTTTACTGAAGATGTACAAGTGCAAGCCGGGAAAGGCGTTTTTTACGCTGTGGCCACCGCCGATTCCCCAGCACGGCTGGAATCGAAGACGGCCTTTGGCAACCTGAAATTGCATTTCGAATTTTTGCAAGATGTCAGCACAGAAGCCGCATTGATTTTGGGTGGCGGCATGCAAATCAACCTGAACAACAGTTGGGACAAACCACAGGCCCTTTTGGGGCATGTAAGTGGTGGGGCCATACCCGACCAGAATGTGTGCAAAGCCCCCGGACTTTGGCAGAAGGTGGAACTTGTGTTTTCGCAAAAGAGTGCGAATCTGCCCGGCAGACTGGAGAGATTGCTCATCAACGGCATTGTAATCTATGAAAATGCCATGCTGCCTTCACTGGGAAATAAGCCGGCTCCGATTGTTTTTCAGGTGAGCAAAGGGCTTTTGGCTCTCCGAAATGTGGAGTATTCCAATTTTGGTGATAAAAGGCCCGTGCACATTTCCAACATCCACTATACATTGAAAGAAACCGAAGGTTGGGGAAAAACCTTTGAACCCAAAAGTACACCTTTGGAAGAAGGCGATTTGGAAAAATTGACGAAGAGTTTTCCCAATGAATTCGAAAATTTCATTGTCACTTTTACGGGAGATATGGAAGTGGACAAAACAGACAAGTACGCTTTCACTATCGATTATCAAGGGGTAAGCGATTTGAAAATTGACGGCAAGAAAGTCACAGGTTCAGACGAATATATCTATCGTATACCCAGTATGGGGCTCATCGATTTGAGCAAAGGAAAACACCGTTTCGAATTCAAATACCAACGCATTTGGTGGCCGCCGGGTTTCGGGATCTTTGTTTCCGCTGGCGATTTTCGTCCATATGGCCTGCACGATCCCAAATCTTTGCCACAACCGCAGCAAGTGGGTGGAATTAGTGTAGAACCCGAAGCCGAAAAGGCCAAGCTGATCCGCTCGTTTATGGAATTCGGTGAGGTGAAACGAACCGCTGTAATGACCGTGGGCAGTATCGAAAAAAGACATTTTTCTTTTGATTTGGATGCGGGAAATTTGCTTTTCGCCTGGAAAGGAAAATTCGCCGATGTGACGGAAATGTGGTTTGAAAGGGGAGAGCCGCAAATAATCAAACCTTTGGGCTCGGCCATTCAATTGGCCGGCGATACGCCCGTTCGTTTGCAAGGCGAAAGCGAAGCCGATTCGTTGGCCATGCAGCTCGATGAATATTATTTGGATAAAAAGGGCTTGCCTACTTTCAATTACCTATACAAAGGCAAATTGTTCAGCGAGAAAATTACACCCATCAGCAAGGGGCTTGAAATTGAAGTGTCGGCGGAAAACAACGATTTTGTGTTCGAGTTGGCCAAAGCCGCACATTTGGAGAAATTGAGCGAAACCCTGTACAAAACAGATGATTATTATGTAGAGGTGCCGAAAGGCGTGAAAGTGAATCTGGAAAAGAAAGGCGGGCTCACCGTGCTCTCTGCCGAACCCAACGCACTTTCTTCGTATAAAATCATCTGGTAA
- a CDS encoding nucleotidyltransferase family protein yields MTKPTLLILAAGMGSRYGGIKQIDQFGPNGETIIDYSLYDAIRAGFGKVVFIIREELKDDFEEIFAPKLEGKIEYTYAFQGYKSYVPEELGSVHRAKPWGTGHAMLCAWEHTQEPFTVINADDFYGAEAFQTMVDFLSKNTEENVHAMVGYQVKNTLSENGTVSRGVCQKDENGFLTSVIERTKIVRNEEGQIQFLDEGDPVNLDENTPVSMNFWAFMPSVFTHTKRYFEEYARKNFDSPKAEFYIPTVMSKMMDEGIGQCKVFDTTSDWFGVTYPEDKEKVQVAIRKLVDARKYPENLWE; encoded by the coding sequence ATGACGAAACCAACTTTATTGATTTTAGCTGCCGGAATGGGCAGTCGCTATGGAGGAATTAAGCAAATCGACCAATTCGGCCCCAATGGAGAAACCATTATCGACTATTCCCTTTACGATGCCATTCGTGCCGGTTTTGGTAAAGTCGTTTTCATTATTCGTGAAGAGCTAAAAGACGATTTCGAAGAAATATTCGCTCCCAAATTAGAAGGTAAAATTGAGTATACCTACGCCTTTCAAGGCTACAAAAGTTATGTGCCCGAAGAGTTGGGCTCGGTACACAGAGCCAAACCTTGGGGCACCGGCCACGCCATGCTTTGTGCCTGGGAGCATACGCAAGAGCCTTTTACGGTAATCAATGCCGACGATTTCTATGGAGCCGAAGCTTTCCAAACCATGGTCGATTTCTTGTCGAAGAATACGGAAGAAAACGTGCACGCCATGGTGGGTTATCAGGTAAAAAACACCTTGTCGGAAAACGGAACCGTATCGCGTGGTGTATGCCAAAAAGACGAAAACGGTTTTCTGACTTCGGTAATCGAACGCACAAAGATTGTCCGCAACGAAGAAGGACAAATCCAATTTTTGGACGAGGGCGACCCCGTAAATTTGGATGAAAATACACCCGTGTCGATGAATTTCTGGGCTTTTATGCCTTCCGTTTTCACGCACACCAAGAGATATTTTGAAGAATACGCCCGAAAAAATTTCGATTCGCCAAAGGCTGAATTCTACATTCCGACGGTCATGAGCAAAATGATGGACGAAGGTATTGGCCAATGCAAGGTTTTCGACACCACCTCAGACTGGTTTGGCGTCACGTATCCAGAAGATAAGGAAAAAGTACAGGTGGCGATCCGCAAATTGGTGGATGCCAGAAAATACCCAGAAAACCTTTGGGAATAA
- a CDS encoding helix-turn-helix domain-containing protein yields the protein MKTWLKIVLLILCPIFLRAQIHFVVTADSLLDENRAVYMASDLNNWSPRDERFKLAKVKGHFELSIPDTVTRMEYKFTQGSWDHVEGSQNGGLISNHVFIREDYTNPERVHINGWEKRAAYSLHVTKVPYNTPHDAKIYVSGNFNDWRVNDEDYEVKKEFDGTYKVKIYTTLPQIQFKFHRGNWDSAEGRKDGRARHNRVLDFDDSRINKFTKLEIDSWEDLQSTFNFYSISNLLLLFAGFHGLLISIAIVSIQSHNREANKLLVVLILFSAIMMLLRVTSTFREVANILPKLVLTPLFITYTFGPAFYFYIRKLLFNETLTFSRIYRTGIPILIQFLMFLPFFVMDGKTFQFKSMNDELDLTLVYMINGLFGMLYNFYYLQKSRRAVELYALKYPNETALDQNVEYLKTVFMVQIVYLAITILTGGLYIVQLTLGYGAPEVIDGLINATWITFSFISYFLGYYAINQPEFFRLSTEDEELDIEQTITVVDERKEAAVLEVQEEQTNYSEWMHQIQTFMEEEKPFLNPNLTINDLALQLNIQSHIISKVINEGFQKNFFDFINTYRIEEFKKQIKNPKYKHYTILGIAYEVGFNSKSSFNRAFKKHTQITPTEYFQKVDLN from the coding sequence ATGAAGACGTGGCTTAAAATTGTATTGCTTATACTTTGCCCTATTTTCCTGAGGGCACAAATACATTTCGTGGTAACTGCCGATTCTCTATTGGATGAAAATCGGGCAGTATATATGGCTAGTGATTTGAACAATTGGAGTCCTCGGGATGAAAGATTCAAATTGGCCAAGGTAAAAGGCCATTTCGAACTCTCTATTCCGGACACAGTCACGCGGATGGAATATAAATTCACACAGGGCAGTTGGGACCATGTGGAAGGAAGCCAAAACGGGGGCCTGATCAGCAACCATGTCTTCATACGGGAAGATTACACCAATCCCGAAAGGGTACATATCAACGGCTGGGAGAAAAGAGCCGCCTACTCTTTGCATGTCACCAAAGTACCGTACAATACACCACACGATGCCAAAATATACGTGTCGGGCAATTTCAACGATTGGCGTGTAAACGATGAGGATTATGAGGTCAAAAAAGAATTTGACGGCACATATAAGGTTAAAATTTATACCACTTTACCCCAAATTCAATTCAAATTTCATCGGGGCAATTGGGATTCGGCCGAAGGACGAAAAGACGGCAGGGCACGGCACAACCGCGTGCTGGATTTTGATGATTCGCGAATAAACAAATTCACCAAGCTCGAAATCGATTCTTGGGAAGATCTGCAGTCGACTTTCAATTTTTATTCGATATCGAATCTCTTGTTGCTTTTTGCAGGATTCCACGGTCTGCTCATTTCAATAGCGATTGTGAGTATTCAAAGCCACAACCGCGAAGCCAATAAATTGCTGGTTGTGCTGATTTTGTTTTCGGCGATTATGATGCTTTTGCGTGTGACAAGCACTTTCCGCGAAGTGGCCAATATTTTGCCAAAACTCGTGCTTACTCCGCTTTTCATTACGTACACATTTGGACCGGCCTTCTACTTTTATATTCGTAAACTGCTTTTCAACGAAACGCTTACGTTTTCAAGAATTTACCGCACCGGTATTCCGATACTCATTCAATTCTTGATGTTTCTGCCCTTTTTCGTCATGGATGGAAAAACATTTCAATTTAAAAGCATGAACGATGAGCTCGACCTTACGTTGGTGTACATGATCAACGGTCTTTTCGGGATGCTCTACAACTTCTATTACTTGCAGAAAAGCCGAAGAGCCGTGGAATTGTATGCTTTGAAATACCCCAATGAAACCGCCTTGGACCAGAATGTAGAATACCTGAAAACCGTTTTTATGGTGCAGATCGTGTATTTGGCCATCACCATTCTGACGGGCGGACTGTATATCGTGCAACTCACTTTGGGTTACGGTGCTCCGGAGGTTATCGACGGCCTGATCAATGCCACATGGATTACGTTCTCGTTTATCAGTTATTTCTTGGGTTATTATGCCATAAACCAACCCGAATTTTTCCGCTTGAGCACAGAAGACGAAGAGTTGGATATTGAGCAAACCATTACCGTGGTGGATGAACGAAAAGAGGCGGCCGTTTTGGAAGTGCAAGAAGAGCAAACCAATTACAGCGAATGGATGCATCAAATCCAAACTTTCATGGAAGAGGAAAAACCATTTCTGAACCCCAATCTCACGATCAACGACCTGGCTCTTCAATTGAATATTCAGAGCCATATCATATCGAAAGTCATCAACGAAGGTTTCCAGAAAAACTTCTTCGATTTCATCAACACTTACCGAATAGAGGAATTCAAAAAGCAGATCAAAAACCCGAAATACAAACACTACACCATTTTGGGAATCGCCTATGAAGTCGGCTTCAATTCGAAGTCCTCTTTCAACAGGGCGTTTAAGAAGCATACGCAAATTACCCCTACTGAGTATTTTCAGAAGGTGGATCTAAATTGA
- a CDS encoding LytR/AlgR family response regulator transcription factor, protein MINLLKNDKKWLFTMRLNNKRQTVDAYEILYLESESNYTHFHFSNGNTSISSFTMKEVLKRMEEPPMIYRINRSVCVNLLAITEIEKSTLTLKSGDKFIVSKTRMNGMEQALMKLT, encoded by the coding sequence ATGATCAACTTACTTAAAAACGACAAGAAATGGCTTTTCACAATGCGACTCAACAACAAACGTCAAACTGTAGATGCCTACGAAATTTTGTATCTAGAAAGCGAATCCAATTACACGCATTTTCATTTCAGCAATGGAAACACCAGTATCAGTTCATTTACCATGAAAGAAGTATTGAAGCGAATGGAAGAACCACCCATGATTTACCGCATCAACAGATCGGTCTGTGTGAATTTATTGGCCATTACAGAAATTGAAAAAAGCACCCTGACCTTGAAGTCGGGCGACAAATTCATCGTATCCAAAACACGGATGAATGGCATGGAACAAGCACTTATGAAACTTACCTAG